A stretch of Paenibacillus sp. URB8-2 DNA encodes these proteins:
- a CDS encoding ABC transporter permease encodes MHNILTIAWNLIKRMIGRRRGVIAYILMPGVIVSVIIWMTSGTADHKTNMLYTNLDSGPAGAHIIAELEKTGDYTLIEKEDAGGLRTGVLNEEGGAGLFIPAGYSASLLSGKMPQIHIYELKTSEASITLKMKAGEIGDRLRELASAVNAAGTGAATGTAEDTTGAKAVSSASETASAMSGTSGTVGGPDANSAAAPDSQLTAILQQAEQHLVGSQKTDYNLYPRESLGVVTGFMLMFLMAMVTSSVSFIMDDRRRRTMMRMFSAPVRSYEIAIGNFLGSFTVGVIQVAAVLLVGRYVLNYNFELPMNLYFLILAAFMLVCMGLASTVAGLIRNPNNAGMLNALILTPTCMLGGCFWPISIMPEYMQKAANFVPQKWAIQAADLAATGSGWSELWLPFAVLGLMAAVLLAIGSAILRPSEAAV; translated from the coding sequence ATGCATAACATCCTTACCATTGCCTGGAATCTGATCAAACGGATGATTGGCAGACGCCGGGGCGTGATCGCCTATATTCTTATGCCTGGCGTCATTGTTTCCGTCATCATATGGATGACAAGTGGCACCGCAGATCATAAGACGAACATGCTGTACACGAACTTGGACAGCGGCCCCGCGGGAGCGCATATCATTGCCGAACTGGAGAAGACAGGGGATTATACCTTGATTGAAAAAGAAGACGCGGGCGGTCTGCGCACCGGAGTGCTTAACGAGGAAGGCGGTGCGGGACTGTTCATTCCGGCAGGCTATTCGGCCTCGCTGCTCTCCGGCAAGATGCCGCAAATCCATATCTATGAGCTGAAGACGTCCGAAGCGTCGATCACGCTTAAGATGAAGGCCGGGGAAATCGGCGACCGGCTTCGTGAGCTGGCCTCGGCGGTAAACGCGGCCGGAACCGGAGCAGCCACCGGTACGGCTGAAGACACGACCGGTGCCAAGGCGGTCAGCTCGGCTTCCGAAACGGCCTCCGCCATGAGCGGCACGAGCGGCACGGTTGGTGGGCCGGACGCCAATTCGGCCGCTGCGCCCGACTCGCAATTGACCGCCATTCTGCAGCAGGCCGAGCAGCATCTTGTGGGCAGCCAAAAGACCGATTATAACCTGTATCCCCGCGAAAGTCTGGGTGTCGTTACCGGATTTATGCTGATGTTCCTGATGGCTATGGTTACCAGCTCCGTTTCGTTCATTATGGATGACCGCAGGCGGAGAACAATGATGCGGATGTTCAGCGCGCCGGTTCGCTCTTATGAAATTGCAATTGGCAATTTCCTGGGCAGCTTTACGGTAGGCGTGATCCAGGTCGCCGCTGTGCTTCTGGTTGGCCGGTATGTGCTGAACTATAACTTTGAGCTTCCGATGAATCTATATTTTCTTATCCTGGCGGCGTTCATGCTTGTATGCATGGGGCTGGCCAGCACGGTTGCCGGACTCATCCGCAACCCGAACAATGCGGGCATGCTGAACGCCCTCATCCTGACCCCGACCTGCATGCTGGGCGGCTGCTTCTGGCCGATCTCGATCATGCCGGAGTACATGCAGAAGGCTGCGAATTTCGTCCCGCAAAAATGGGCCATTCAGGCCGCCGACCTCGCCGCGACCGGCAGCGGCTGGAGCGAGCTGTGGCTGCCCTTTGCGGTGCTGGGCCTGATGGCAGCCGTTCTGCTGGCCATCGGCTCCGCCATTCTGCGCCCGAGCGAGGCGGCCGTATAG
- a CDS encoding DMT family transporter yields MKQRNADLLMMLVTLSWGSSYLFMKDGLNSVSPFNLVALRFLLAFILCGAVWFKRLRSTDKKTLFYSFVLGFLLFAVSASVIFGLRSTSTSHAGFLASLTVIFVPALSVIVLKQKPAAKLIAGACVTMIGIGLLTLNGPMNVKPGDLLCILAALLYAVHILVTGAAAKVADTLNLGILQLGFAGGLGLLFSLLFESPRVPASMGGWISVLMLSVVCSAAGYIIQSIAQKYTTPTHTGLIFALEPVFAAAFAYVFADEHLSLRGYVGAALILSGLFIAEMKFKRTSPKRMECAN; encoded by the coding sequence ATGAAACAAAGAAACGCTGATTTACTGATGATGCTTGTCACTTTGAGCTGGGGCTCCTCTTATCTTTTTATGAAGGATGGATTGAATTCGGTATCCCCGTTTAATCTGGTCGCCCTTCGGTTCCTCCTGGCCTTCATCCTGTGCGGGGCTGTATGGTTCAAGCGATTGCGTTCGACAGATAAGAAGACGCTGTTCTATTCCTTCGTGCTCGGATTTCTTTTGTTCGCCGTCTCCGCCTCCGTCATTTTCGGTCTTCGAAGCACCTCAACGTCCCATGCCGGTTTTCTCGCCAGTCTAACGGTCATTTTCGTTCCTGCCTTGTCGGTGATTGTGCTAAAGCAGAAGCCTGCGGCGAAGCTAATAGCCGGCGCCTGCGTGACAATGATCGGCATCGGGCTGCTGACACTCAACGGTCCGATGAACGTAAAGCCAGGGGATCTATTATGCATCCTTGCCGCGCTGCTGTACGCCGTCCATATTCTGGTGACGGGAGCGGCGGCCAAGGTTGCCGATACGCTGAATCTCGGTATCCTGCAATTGGGATTCGCCGGCGGCCTGGGCTTGTTGTTCTCCCTCTTGTTCGAATCCCCCCGGGTCCCTGCATCCATGGGAGGCTGGATCTCCGTCCTGATGCTCAGCGTTGTGTGCAGCGCGGCAGGCTACATCATTCAATCGATCGCGCAAAAGTATACGACACCGACCCATACGGGACTTATTTTTGCTCTGGAGCCCGTATTTGCCGCCGCTTTCGCCTACGTCTTTGCCGATGAACATCTCTCCCTGCGTGGTTACGTCGGGGCGGCGCTGATTCTATCGGGATTATTTATTGCAGAGATGAAGTTCAAGCGCACGAGTCCAAAAAGGATGGAATGCGCCAATTAA
- the gcvPB gene encoding aminomethyl-transferring glycine dehydrogenase subunit GcvPB, whose product MKPEQSLIFELSRPGRAAYSLPECDVPAEEGLEALIPAELLRSEPAALPEVSEVDVIRHYTSLSRRNFGVDNGFYPLGSCTMKYNPKINEDVARFSGFAKIHPYQPEESIQGALELMHTLQSDLAALTGMDTVSLQPAAGAHGEWTGLMMIRAYHEARGEVRTKVIVPDSSHGTNPASASAAGLTTVTIPSNEQGMVDLEALKNAVGSDTAALMLTNPSTLGLFETQIVEIARIVHEAGGLLYYDGANSNAIMGITRPGDMGFDVVHLNLHKTMSTPHGGGGPGAGPVGVKAKLTPFLPGPTVAKTEDGGFTLQNGGPQSIGRVKAYYGNFGILVRAYAYIRTYGPDGLREVSENAVLNANYMLQRLAPYFEVPYPGICKHEFVLSGKNLKAYGVRTLDVAKRLLDFGYHPPTVYFPLNVEECIMIEPTETESKETLDGFIDTMIRIVQEAKETPEVVLNAPHTTEISRLDETQAARKPVLNCSCG is encoded by the coding sequence ATGAAACCGGAACAAAGCCTTATCTTTGAACTGAGCCGTCCGGGACGCGCCGCCTACTCCCTGCCGGAATGCGATGTGCCGGCGGAAGAAGGCCTGGAGGCGCTGATTCCCGCCGAGCTGCTGCGGAGCGAACCGGCCGCGCTTCCGGAAGTGTCCGAGGTGGATGTCATCCGCCACTACACTTCCCTGTCCCGCCGCAACTTCGGCGTCGACAACGGCTTCTATCCGCTTGGCTCCTGCACGATGAAATATAATCCGAAGATCAACGAGGATGTCGCCCGCTTCTCAGGATTCGCGAAGATTCATCCGTATCAGCCGGAGGAGAGCATCCAGGGTGCGCTGGAGCTGATGCACACGCTGCAGAGCGACCTGGCCGCGCTGACCGGCATGGATACCGTATCCCTCCAGCCCGCCGCCGGCGCGCACGGCGAATGGACCGGACTGATGATGATCCGCGCCTATCACGAAGCCCGCGGCGAAGTCCGGACCAAGGTCATCGTTCCGGACTCCTCGCACGGCACGAATCCGGCCAGCGCTTCGGCGGCGGGCCTTACAACGGTGACCATTCCTTCCAATGAGCAGGGAATGGTCGACCTGGAGGCGCTGAAAAACGCGGTTGGCAGCGACACCGCGGCGCTCATGCTGACCAACCCGAGCACGCTCGGCCTGTTCGAGACGCAGATTGTCGAAATAGCCCGGATCGTGCACGAAGCGGGCGGCTTGCTCTACTATGACGGCGCGAATTCGAACGCGATCATGGGCATCACCCGCCCCGGCGACATGGGCTTCGACGTTGTGCATCTCAACCTGCACAAGACGATGAGCACGCCGCACGGCGGCGGCGGTCCGGGCGCCGGCCCGGTCGGCGTCAAGGCGAAGCTGACCCCGTTCCTGCCCGGCCCGACCGTGGCCAAGACGGAAGACGGCGGCTTCACGCTCCAGAACGGCGGCCCGCAGTCAATCGGCCGGGTAAAGGCTTACTACGGAAACTTCGGCATTCTCGTCCGCGCTTACGCGTACATCCGCACCTACGGTCCGGACGGACTGCGCGAGGTGTCGGAGAACGCCGTGCTGAACGCCAACTATATGCTGCAACGGCTGGCGCCGTATTTTGAGGTGCCTTACCCCGGCATCTGCAAGCATGAGTTCGTCCTGTCCGGCAAAAATCTAAAAGCCTACGGCGTCCGCACGCTTGATGTCGCCAAACGCCTGCTCGACTTCGGCTACCATCCGCCGACCGTCTACTTCCCGCTCAACGTGGAGGAGTGCATCATGATCGAGCCGACCGAGACGGAAAGCAAGGAAACGCTCGACGGATTCATCGACACGATGATCCGGATTGTGCAGGAAGCGAAGGAGACGCCGGAAGTCGTCCTGAACGCGCCGCATACAACGGAAATCAGCCGGCTTGATGAGACGCAGGCCGCGCGGAAGCCCGTGCTGAACTGCTCCTGTGGATAA
- a CDS encoding cation:proton antiporter translates to MEFILTLLLILLSTKLAGDLAVRLGQPAVLGKLIVGIVLGPAVLGWIRDGEFVHFMSEIGVLLLMFIAGLETDLDQLRRSWKSSIAVAVGGIILPLFGGMGIAELFGFSYSHALFLGAILSATSVSISAQVLKDMNKLNSREGSTILGAAVVDDILVVIMLAVLMSLFGEGESVSLGLLIGKKLLFFAVALIAGWLIVPRILKWLAPLKVTEATVSIALVICFAFSWFAEWTGMAGIIGAFAAGIAVSQTAYKHTVQEKLEPIAYAMFVPVFFVSIGLNVSLKGVGSQIGFVIVLSIVAVLSKMIGGGLGARLTGFNNRSSIAIGAGMISRGEVALIIAAMGLGNGLLHPDYFTSVIIVVILTTLVTPPMLKAMFREKVKPGQDG, encoded by the coding sequence ATGGAATTTATTTTGACTTTGCTGCTGATTCTGCTGTCCACCAAGCTGGCCGGGGATCTGGCGGTGCGCCTGGGCCAGCCGGCTGTTCTCGGCAAGCTGATTGTGGGAATCGTGCTCGGCCCGGCGGTGCTGGGCTGGATTCGGGATGGAGAATTTGTTCATTTTATGTCCGAAATCGGCGTGCTTCTGCTGATGTTCATCGCAGGACTCGAAACGGATCTGGACCAGCTCCGGCGGAGCTGGAAGTCGTCCATTGCGGTAGCGGTGGGCGGAATCATCCTTCCGCTCTTTGGAGGCATGGGCATTGCGGAGCTGTTCGGCTTTTCTTATTCGCATGCGCTGTTTCTTGGCGCGATCTTGAGCGCGACCTCCGTCAGCATTTCCGCCCAGGTGCTCAAGGATATGAACAAGCTGAATTCCCGGGAAGGCTCGACCATTCTGGGAGCGGCGGTCGTTGACGATATTCTGGTCGTGATTATGCTCGCGGTGCTCATGAGCTTGTTCGGCGAGGGAGAATCGGTCTCCTTGGGACTTCTCATCGGTAAGAAGCTGCTCTTCTTTGCGGTTGCCCTCATTGCCGGCTGGCTGATCGTTCCCCGGATACTCAAATGGCTGGCGCCGCTCAAAGTAACGGAAGCGACCGTCAGCATCGCGCTTGTCATCTGCTTTGCTTTTTCCTGGTTCGCCGAATGGACCGGAATGGCCGGCATTATTGGCGCGTTCGCCGCCGGGATCGCCGTCTCGCAGACTGCCTATAAACACACCGTTCAGGAAAAGCTGGAGCCTATCGCTTACGCCATGTTCGTTCCGGTGTTCTTTGTAAGCATCGGGCTGAACGTTTCTCTTAAAGGTGTGGGAAGCCAGATCGGCTTTGTCATTGTGCTGTCGATCGTGGCGGTGCTGAGCAAGATGATCGGCGGCGGCCTCGGCGCGCGTCTGACCGGATTTAACAATCGCTCCTCCATAGCCATCGGCGCCGGGATGATCTCCCGAGGGGAAGTAGCCTTGATTATCGCCGCGATGGGACTCGGGAACGGACTGCTGCACCCGGACTATTTTACCTCGGTTATTATTGTCGTCATTTTGACGACGCTTGTGACTCCGCCCATGCTGAAAGCTATGTTCCGCGAGAAGGTCAAGCCGGGGCAGGATGGATAA
- a CDS encoding helix-turn-helix transcriptional regulator: MSKSKRLLELMLTVNRKRKFTVKELAQEFGVSSRTILRDLQELGELGVPLYSEVGPHGGYQVLNERILPPIAFTEEEAVALFFACHALRHYSYIPFETEASSALGKFYHYMSGDVRDRIDQMKNRVDFVVPARQAESPFLSALLEAAVMQKTVRIKYKSQDTLSERNIQPIGIYASSGLWYCPAYCFLRGGVRLFRCDRIESMKEGDPGTKPLDLRSVHLDNWEDSFTDKSPNTRCRVQLSEEGVRVCEAELGRRGLLRVREDGTGWIDGDIPNSEIPYFSRLFIGLGSDAAVTEPPELVDCMRAKLKELLAKYDGQV, encoded by the coding sequence ATGTCCAAATCAAAACGGCTGCTGGAGCTGATGCTGACCGTCAACCGAAAGCGAAAATTTACCGTCAAGGAGCTTGCACAGGAGTTCGGCGTGTCGTCGAGGACCATATTAAGGGATTTGCAGGAGCTTGGCGAACTGGGTGTCCCCTTATATTCGGAGGTGGGGCCGCACGGCGGCTATCAGGTGCTGAACGAACGGATTCTGCCGCCCATCGCTTTCACCGAGGAGGAAGCGGTTGCCCTTTTTTTCGCATGCCATGCCCTTCGTCATTATTCCTACATCCCCTTTGAGACGGAAGCTTCTTCGGCGCTGGGCAAATTTTATCATTACATGTCCGGGGACGTGCGTGACCGGATTGACCAGATGAAGAACCGGGTAGATTTCGTCGTTCCGGCAAGGCAGGCGGAGTCTCCCTTTCTGTCGGCGCTGCTTGAGGCGGCCGTGATGCAAAAGACCGTCAGAATCAAATATAAGTCGCAGGACACGCTATCGGAACGGAACATTCAGCCGATCGGGATTTATGCCAGCAGCGGGCTGTGGTACTGTCCGGCGTACTGCTTTTTGCGCGGCGGCGTCCGCCTGTTCCGCTGCGACCGGATCGAAAGCATGAAGGAGGGAGACCCCGGGACGAAGCCGTTGGATTTGCGCAGCGTTCATCTGGACAACTGGGAGGATTCTTTTACGGACAAAAGCCCAAATACCCGCTGCCGCGTTCAATTGAGCGAGGAGGGGGTAAGGGTGTGCGAAGCGGAGCTGGGACGACGGGGGTTGCTGCGGGTTCGGGAAGACGGCACCGGCTGGATTGACGGGGATATTCCGAACAGCGAAATTCCTTATTTCTCCAGATTGTTCATCGGCCTTGGAAGCGACGCCGCGGTAACGGAACCGCCGGAGCTGGTCGACTGCATGAGAGCGAAGCTGAAGGAACTGCTGGCTAAGTATGACGGGCAGGTCTAA
- a CDS encoding efflux RND transporter permease subunit, protein MTWLTKWAFGNKAAAGLLIAMALVVGVMSYSSLPMEFMPEADNPQVTITALGPGQDAHSMEEKVTKPIEAAVSTVKGKTSITSTSGDSFTKVDIGFDSKTNMKDAAQEVQKAVDALQFPQGVMKPFVLQLNTSMIPVSEATLAFDTGITEENLKIAETVIIPELQKIDGVANVALYGKTAPQVTIKLDPRLMAEKKVSVQQITGLLQGRNVSASIGEQTIGGQTGSVSVVSSIDSIDTLKKLPVSAGVTLQDIASVQEKSDQESVSRSNGKDVLFAVVTKEPNANAVDVGNKVKDAVENINSTVKGAEAAVVFSTSDMVVDSVNSMMREVLLGALFATIIILIFLRNLRATLVTAVSIPLSLAVTLYLLDISGITLNIITLGGVAVAVGRLVDDSIVVIENIYRRLQKESFSIDMMISATKEVARAITSSTVATVAVFLPMGLLRGSLQAFLLPFALTVTYSLLTSLVVALTVVPLLSSVLLRNTSMKEHEPSKGFQRFLKWNLNHKWVSLSLGLIILVSSIAAYMNMPKGALDASDASMVSVELKYPNDTPVAEVLEQGRRLEQELIKQPQAESVIMQSGNSADSAKWGNVSSATVVNFTTTIKKDADAQAFIDTIRGLQNTFAGATLTAKEASIMGSASTSEFIDIAGEDLSKVTAAAGQVMDKVKTIDGIQKISSNMEDTKPVFAFNVNPAQANAQEVTMQLAAMLNPIPLGEMELNGSPASVVLSPLAEPKSQADLKGITLMTSTGPKPLSQLASLEVREEPAMLYRKEGKPYVRITAEVDPKKVSEIGASIKKETDSIKLPEGVTIISGGASADQAGDFKDLGMTALISIGLVYLIMVITFKTLRAPLAIMFSLPLAAIGAVVGLLVSGVTPDFTAVFGALMLIGIVVTNAIVLIDRVKHNEEHMSIREALLEAAGTRMRPILMTAIATICAMLPLLFGHSEQGSIVSQSLAIVVVGGLTAATVLTLIVVPAIYELFYFRKSAKQRRKALKQAA, encoded by the coding sequence ATGACATGGTTGACAAAATGGGCGTTCGGCAATAAGGCGGCCGCGGGGCTGCTGATTGCGATGGCGCTCGTTGTGGGAGTGATGAGCTACAGCTCACTGCCGATGGAGTTCATGCCGGAGGCGGATAATCCGCAGGTGACGATAACGGCGCTCGGCCCTGGACAGGACGCGCATTCGATGGAGGAGAAGGTAACCAAGCCGATCGAAGCCGCCGTTTCCACGGTCAAAGGAAAGACGAGCATTACGTCCACTTCGGGAGACAGCTTCACTAAAGTGGACATTGGTTTTGACTCCAAGACGAATATGAAGGATGCCGCGCAGGAGGTTCAGAAGGCGGTCGACGCGCTGCAATTCCCGCAAGGGGTGATGAAGCCGTTTGTCCTTCAGCTGAATACCTCGATGATTCCGGTTTCCGAGGCTACTCTCGCGTTCGACACAGGAATAACCGAAGAGAACCTGAAGATAGCGGAGACGGTGATTATTCCCGAGCTTCAAAAGATTGATGGCGTTGCGAACGTTGCGCTGTACGGCAAAACCGCGCCGCAGGTGACGATTAAGCTGGATCCGCGTCTTATGGCGGAGAAGAAAGTATCCGTCCAGCAAATTACCGGCCTGCTTCAGGGCCGTAACGTATCGGCTTCCATCGGGGAGCAGACGATTGGCGGCCAGACAGGCAGCGTGAGCGTCGTATCCTCTATCGATAGTATCGATACTTTGAAGAAGCTGCCGGTCTCGGCCGGGGTAACGCTGCAGGATATTGCGTCTGTTCAGGAAAAGAGCGATCAGGAAAGCGTCAGCCGCTCGAACGGCAAGGATGTGCTGTTCGCGGTGGTAACGAAAGAACCCAATGCCAACGCGGTCGATGTCGGCAATAAAGTCAAGGATGCCGTAGAGAACATTAATTCGACCGTAAAAGGCGCGGAAGCCGCCGTCGTATTCAGCACCTCGGATATGGTCGTCGATTCCGTGAACAGCATGATGCGTGAAGTGCTGCTCGGCGCATTGTTTGCAACGATCATCATTTTGATATTCCTGCGCAACCTGCGGGCGACGCTCGTGACGGCCGTTTCCATTCCGCTGTCGCTGGCCGTTACTTTATACCTGCTCGATATCTCCGGCATTACCCTGAACATTATTACGCTCGGCGGGGTAGCGGTTGCCGTTGGCCGTCTGGTCGACGACAGTATCGTGGTTATCGAGAACATTTACCGCAGATTGCAGAAAGAGTCCTTTTCCATTGACATGATGATCAGTGCGACTAAAGAGGTTGCCCGGGCGATTACGTCCTCGACCGTTGCGACCGTCGCCGTCTTCCTGCCGATGGGTCTGCTGCGGGGCAGCCTGCAGGCGTTCCTGCTGCCTTTTGCCTTGACCGTAACGTACTCGCTGCTGACGTCGCTGGTGGTCGCATTGACTGTCGTTCCATTGCTAAGCTCCGTGCTGCTGCGGAACACATCGATGAAAGAGCATGAGCCATCCAAGGGATTTCAGCGGTTCCTTAAGTGGAACCTGAACCATAAGTGGGTGTCGCTGTCGCTGGGGCTGATTATTCTGGTATCTTCAATTGCAGCGTACATGAACATGCCTAAGGGTGCGCTTGACGCTTCCGATGCGAGTATGGTCTCGGTAGAGCTGAAATACCCGAATGATACACCGGTCGCGGAGGTTCTTGAACAGGGGAGACGACTGGAACAGGAATTGATTAAACAACCTCAGGCAGAGTCGGTAATCATGCAATCCGGGAACAGCGCCGATTCCGCTAAATGGGGCAATGTATCCTCAGCTACCGTGGTCAACTTTACCACAACTATAAAGAAAGATGCCGACGCCCAGGCGTTCATTGATACCATCCGCGGCCTGCAAAATACCTTTGCCGGCGCTACCCTGACGGCGAAAGAAGCCAGCATAATGGGTTCGGCTTCGACAAGCGAGTTTATAGATATCGCCGGCGAAGATCTGTCCAAGGTTACTGCGGCGGCAGGTCAGGTTATGGATAAGGTCAAGACAATTGACGGCATCCAAAAAATCTCCAGCAATATGGAGGATACGAAGCCGGTCTTTGCCTTCAACGTGAATCCGGCGCAGGCCAACGCGCAGGAAGTAACGATGCAGCTGGCCGCTATGCTGAATCCGATCCCGCTCGGCGAGATGGAACTGAATGGCTCTCCGGCGTCGGTTGTTTTGTCCCCATTAGCCGAGCCGAAATCTCAGGCGGACTTGAAGGGCATTACGCTGATGACTTCAACCGGTCCTAAGCCGCTGTCGCAGCTTGCCAGCCTGGAGGTTCGTGAAGAACCGGCCATGCTGTACCGTAAAGAAGGCAAGCCTTATGTTCGCATTACGGCTGAAGTCGATCCGAAGAAGGTTTCCGAAATCGGAGCTTCTATTAAAAAAGAAACCGACAGCATCAAGCTGCCGGAAGGCGTAACCATCATCTCGGGCGGCGCATCCGCCGACCAGGCGGGCGATTTCAAGGACCTGGGAATGACGGCGCTCATTTCAATCGGCCTTGTCTATCTGATCATGGTCATAACCTTCAAGACGCTTCGCGCTCCGCTTGCGATTATGTTCTCGCTGCCGCTGGCGGCCATCGGCGCCGTCGTCGGTCTGCTGGTATCGGGAGTGACTCCCGATTTTACCGCTGTATTCGGCGCGCTGATGCTGATCGGCATTGTGGTCACGAACGCTATTGTGCTGATTGACCGCGTCAAGCATAACGAGGAGCACATGAGTATTCGCGAAGCGCTCCTCGAAGCGGCCGGAACGCGGATGCGGCCGATTCTGATGACGGCCATCGCCACCATTTGCGCGATGCTGCCGCTGCTGTTCGGCCATTCCGAGCAGGGCAGTATCGTCTCGCAAAGTCTGGCCATCGTGGTCGTCGGCGGTTTGACCGCAGCCACGGTGTTGACGCTGATTGTGGTGCCGGCCATTTACGAGCTGTTCTACTTCCGCAAGTCGGCTAAGCAGCGCAGAAAAGCGCTGAAACAAGCGGCGTAG
- a CDS encoding LysR family transcriptional regulator, producing the protein MSLIKYEVFQTIVELGSLARAAETLGLTQSAVSHALSSLEDELGCVLMVRNRTGVRLTANGERVLKHVRNMLSCHEQLKQEVAAINGIEAGIVRIGTFSSISINWLPGIISRFREEHPRIEIRLVNGDFDEIEDGLKNGTIDLGFMSLPALGNFETIPLREDRMVCIVPEHHPLSGRERITFAQMEQESFIMPTPGCDQDVRRVLQKLPCQPCVQFLAGDDYAIIAMVENGLGISIISEMILKSRNHRVSMLELEIPCSRSLGIVVPSRKQASPAANKFIELAQRWVEEWRLPS; encoded by the coding sequence GTGAGTCTGATCAAATATGAAGTCTTTCAAACCATTGTTGAGCTGGGAAGTCTTGCCCGTGCTGCCGAAACCCTTGGGCTTACCCAGTCTGCGGTCAGCCATGCTCTCAGCAGCCTTGAAGACGAGCTGGGCTGCGTTCTGATGGTCCGAAACCGGACGGGGGTGCGTTTGACGGCGAATGGCGAGCGTGTGCTGAAGCATGTGCGGAATATGCTGAGTTGTCACGAACAGCTCAAGCAGGAGGTTGCAGCCATCAATGGAATTGAAGCCGGTATTGTCAGAATTGGCACCTTTTCAAGCATTTCCATCAACTGGCTGCCGGGAATTATCAGCCGCTTTCGGGAGGAGCATCCCCGGATTGAAATAAGGCTGGTTAACGGCGATTTTGACGAGATTGAGGACGGGCTTAAGAACGGAACGATCGATTTAGGGTTCATGTCCCTGCCCGCTTTGGGGAATTTCGAAACCATCCCGCTTAGAGAGGATCGGATGGTCTGCATCGTACCGGAGCATCATCCTTTGAGCGGGAGGGAGCGGATAACGTTTGCCCAGATGGAGCAAGAATCCTTTATCATGCCTACTCCCGGGTGCGATCAGGACGTCAGACGCGTGCTTCAAAAGCTTCCTTGCCAGCCTTGCGTGCAGTTCCTCGCCGGTGACGATTACGCCATCATCGCGATGGTAGAGAACGGGCTTGGAATCAGTATTATCTCCGAGATGATACTGAAGAGCCGCAATCATCGCGTCTCGATGCTGGAACTGGAAATTCCCTGCTCAAGGTCGCTGGGAATCGTTGTTCCTTCCAGGAAGCAAGCTTCACCGGCGGCCAATAAATTCATCGAGCTGGCGCAGCGTTGGGTAGAGGAGTGGAGACTGCCCTCATGA
- a CDS encoding DinB family protein, whose amino-acid sequence MQAVNEMKDLLLHELEHIVRTSSKLIAKISPEHWGYRPRDNMRSLLELAQHLVSVPSVDLLILQEQGQPDIRRAEEEINEAGTSEELSAWMDNGFQDLKAYMENLSEEDFLHKATKPFYLEQGSVQAKWLIEIVTHAQHHRAQLFNYMKELGYEVNMFDLY is encoded by the coding sequence ATGCAAGCCGTAAATGAAATGAAAGACCTTCTCCTGCATGAACTGGAACATATCGTCCGAACCTCTTCCAAGCTGATTGCCAAAATCTCTCCCGAGCACTGGGGCTACCGTCCGAGGGACAATATGCGCTCCCTGCTGGAGCTGGCGCAGCATCTCGTCTCCGTTCCCTCGGTCGATCTGCTGATCCTGCAGGAGCAAGGGCAGCCGGACATCCGCCGGGCGGAAGAAGAGATAAACGAAGCCGGGACTTCGGAGGAATTGTCGGCGTGGATGGATAATGGCTTTCAGGATCTGAAAGCGTACATGGAGAACTTAAGCGAAGAGGACTTTCTTCACAAAGCCACCAAGCCCTTTTATTTGGAGCAGGGCTCGGTGCAGGCGAAATGGCTGATTGAAATCGTCACCCATGCCCAGCACCACCGGGCGCAGCTCTTCAATTACATGAAGGAACTGGGCTATGAAGTGAACATGTTCGATCTGTACTGA